The Desulfovibrio aminophilus genome includes the window AATCACGCAGGGACTTGTCCTTGGGCATGATCTCGTGAATCCGGGTTCCCTGGCCCGCGGAATGGCAGTCCACGCAGCGAACCGAGTCGTAATGCAGATTCTTATTGAGCATCATGCGGTGCGAGAGGTCCTGGTCCAGCATCCGTTTGCCGGAGAGCCGCTCGAACCCGCTCTTGTCCGTATGGCACTTCAGGCACTTGTAGTTGCAGAGCCCGATGTTCCCTTTCACGTCAGCTATCTGCTCGGCCTTCTTCATGATGTGCGGATCATGGCAGTAGCTGCACCGATATTGCTGATTTCGCTTTGCAAGTTCCTTGACATGGAAACTGTTCTGGAACTGTGCGTTGATGTCCACGAATGCCTTGTCGTGACAGACCATGCAATCCTTGGCCTGCTTTTCCTTGAAGCGGTGCGGAGCCTCGTCGAACGCCTTCTCGTCAACGCCCTCGTGGCAATTCTGGCAGGAAACGCCGGCATGCAACGAGCGTCCGTAGAAGGTCGGCGAAACGAACAGATCGAGCGTGCTTCCATGCTGAGTTTTCCACTGGAGTCCCTCCTTTCCGTGGCATGAGAAGCACTTCTTGTTTTCTTCCTTTGCCTTCGCGCGCAGATCCTTCACCTTCGCGCGCATTTCCAGCGCCGTCGCATGAAGATCGGTCTGGCCGACAGCCGACTCGACAGGGAGCGCGTCCCCTTGTTCATCCGCGAAGCAGGTCCCCGCGGAAACGAGCAGCATCATGGCTAGGCCTAAGAGCAGCTTTCGCAACATGCATCTTCTCCTCTCGTGATTTTTGGCCATGCTCTCTGCTCGTTATGGGACCTTGTACTCGAAATGGTGACAGGTCTTGCAGTAGAACTGTGACTTCTCGTGTTCGCGGTGACACATGTCGCACGGCATGTCAGTCCCCCAGTGGGGAGAATTGTGGGGATTGATCGTATGGTCCTTGTCGTCCTTGTGCAGCTTCTCCCAGAGATCGGAAACGTCTTTCGGCGTGCCATGGCAGTTGGCGCAATACTTGGTGTTCGCCGGGGCGGTCGGATTCTTCACGCCGTGACAGAGCTCACAGTTCTCGCCGTTCTGATGGATCTTGTGATGGTAGTCCTTGAGCGGAACACGCCCCAGGACCTTGTGGCTCACAAACTCGAGCACAGCCTCCTTCACCGCGTGCTTCTGCAGGGTCTGCGCGGCCACGGTCGGCTTGTCCTGCTCAGTGGAGTGCGCGGCGATCACGCCGCCCAGAAGGGCAATGACGCCGACGCACAATCCGATTATCAACACTCTGAACCGCTTCGAATTGCTTTTCATCTTCATTCCTCTCTCGAGTGGTGTCTTGAGGGTGGCCCGTGCGGCACGCCGATTAGCCGATCGGTTCGTTGCGGGCCGCGCTCTTACCGGCGATCCGGCCCATGACCAGCGTCTCCATCACGGCGCAGCTGCCCAGTCGGCTCGCGCCATGAATGCCGCCGGTCACCTCGCCGGCGGCGAAGAGTCCCGGGATGGGGTTGAAGTCGGAGGAACGGATCACCTTTGCGGAGGTGTCGATCTGAACGCCGCCCATGCAGTGGTGAACCTTGGGCCAGGCGCGCACTCCATAGAAGGGCGGCTTGGCGATGGGTATTGCTGTGGCGACCGGCTTGCCGAACTCCAGGTCGTTCTTCTGGGCCACGTAGGAATTGTAGTCGTCCACCGTCTTCTTCAAGGCGTCGGCCGGGATCTTGTAGAAATCGGCCAGGGCGGCGATGGAGTCGAAGGAGCGAACCACCTGGAACTTCAGGCAACGATCCAGGTTCGGACAGGATTTGACGCCTTCGCTGTCCACCAGGATGATGGGATAGATGGGAGCGCCGCCGGCGTCGACCTTGGTGAGCATGGCGTCGGCCCGGGTCTTGCGGTCGGCCAACTCGTTGACGAAACGCTTGCCGGTGTTGCCCTCCACCATGATGCCGTAGCGGAAGCCCGACTGGATGTTGAACATGGAGGCCGTGCCGAAGCCTTGCTCATCCGGGCAGGCCCAGGGCCCGAGTTGGATCCAGGATATCTGGACCGGAATGGCCCCGATGCGAAAGGCCGCCCGCATGGCCTCGCCGGTGGCGCCGGGCTGGTTGGTGCTGTCCACCTTGCCGGCCAGGCGGGGGTCCTGCGCGGCCCGGAACTTCTCATCCTGGCTGAACCCGCCCGTGGCCATGACCACCCCGCGCCGAGCCTTGAACAGCCGGCGCTGCCCGCTGGCCTCATCCGGGAAGCGGTATTCATCCGTCACGGCCACGCCGATGACTCGGCCGTCGTCGTTCACGATGAACTCGTCGAACTTGCACCCCGTGCGCAGCATGACGCCCTCGGCGCGCGCGGTCTGCACCAGCGGCCGGACGATGCCGGACCCCGAGGCGTTGTGGGTCAGATAGGTCCGGGCCACGGAGTGGCCGCCCAGCCAGGAAAGCTTGGGCTTGAACACCGCGCCGCATTGGGTCACGAAGTTGTAGGCGTCCAGGGAGCCTTCCGCGCAGATCTTGGTCAGCTCCACGTGGTTGATGCCGCGACCGGCCTTGAGCATGTCGCCCACCAGCAGGTCCACGCTGTCCTTGACGCCTTCCTTCTTCTGCAGCTCGTTGCCCGCCACGGCGAACAGGCCGCCGTTGATGCAGGAGTTGCCGCCGAGCACGCGCATCTTCTCCACCAGAAGGGTGGACGCCCCTGCCCGCTTGGCCTCAATGGCCGCGGCCAGCGCCGAAAACCCGCTCCCAATGACGATGACGTCGAACTCCTTGTCCCAGCGGGTGTTGGGCAGGGCGTTCCGGGTGACGGGGAAGCTCGACTGCGCCTCGGCCTGACTCGCGAGCGCGCCCAGAACAGCCGCGCCCAGGACGGCGCCTCCGCCCATGAGCATGGCCCGCCTGGTCATGGTGCCGCCTGCCGCCTGACTGCGTTCCTTTTTTCTTTCCTGTTCCGATGACATCTTCTCCATCCTCTCTTGATTACAGGTGAGCGCCGGTGACGTCGAACGCCGGCCCGGCGATGATCTCGCGCAGATCCTCCAGGTCCGCGATGCCCAGAAACCGGCGCTGCTCAACCCCCGCGAAAAACACGAGGTAGGCCGGAGCCCCGGAAATTCTGAACTCCGCGGCGAAATGCGGCAGATACTCGGGATCGAAGACCTTCACTTGAAGCCGTTCGGGTTCATAACTCTGGGCCACCGCCACCAGATCCTGGAGCACTCGGTTCATGAGGTGTGACGGCTGCAACAACGCGCACAGCACCATTCCCTTTTCCAGGCTGATGAATTCCTTGAATTTCGCAGGGGTCAAAAACTCCAGTTTCGTGAACCGATTCATTCCGAGCCTCGCAGGGTTGGACGTGTCGGAACCGAGGATTCCAAGAAGGATGCCATGTGTCATGTCGACATTAACATGTCGCATTTATTCATTTTATTTTGAAACGCCGGGCGCGGAAAGTGTACCGCGGAGCGTCACGCGTTACACAACGGGGCGTCACACGTTACACTTTGGAACGCGGGGCATTACACTTCCGCCCCATTCAGAGCGAAAAGGAGAAAAAAGGCAGGCGGAACGAGGAAAGGCCGCCGGATGGCGGAAGATCAGAGATTATATTCGCGCAGCCAGCGGTAAAGCGTGGTGCGGCTCACGCCCAAGGCCCGGGCGATATGGGCCTTCTTGCAGCCATAGCGTTCCAGCGCGCGGCGCAAATCCTCACGCGAAGGCTTGCGGCTTGAAAAATCCGCCCCCGCCCCGTCCGGGGACGGCTGAGCCGCCGCGGGCTCAAGGAGGGACTCGGGCAAGTCCTTGGCATGAATGACCCCGCCGTTGCAGACGGCCACGGCGTGTTCAATACTGTGCTTGAGTTCCCGCACGTTTCCCGGCCAGCGATAACTGAGCAGCTGCTTCATGGCGTTGGGTGTCACCACATGCACGTCCTTCTCGAACATGCTGCTGAACAGTCCCACGAAGTGGTCCACCAGTAGGGGAATGTCGCCGCTGCGCTCCCTGAGGGGCGGCATGGTGATCTTGATGACGTTCAGGCGGTAGTAGAGGTCCTCGCGAAAGGCGCCCCGCCGGATCTTCTCGCAAAGCTTGGCGTTAGTGGCCGCAATGATGCGCACGTCGGCATGCCGCGAACGGGTCTCTCCCACCCGCTCAAACTGTTTGGTCTCCAGAAACCGGAGCAGCTTCAACTGCACGCTCAAAGGAATGTCGCCGATCTCGTCCAGGAAGAGCACCCCGCCCTCCGCCGCCTGGACGCGCCCGACGCGGTCGCTCACCGCGCCAGTGAACGCTCCGCGCACATGGCCGAACAGTTCACTCTCGATGAGGTTCTCGGTCAGCGCCGAGCAGTTGACGCAGATGAACGGCTTGTCGCTTCGCGGACTGTTGTAATGCAGGCACTCAGCCACCAACTCCTTGCCCGTGCCGGACTCGCCGGTGATGAGCACGGTGGACATGATGCCCTCCAGGCTTTCGATCATGGAGAACACCTCGAGCATCCGCTGGCTGTTGCCGATCATTTTCCCATAGGATCGCAGCCGCTTGCGCTCGTGCTCCAATCGGACCAGACGGGAGATGTCCTTGATGACCAGCACCCCGCCGCAGAACTCGTGAGCGCTGTTGACCAGCGGGGTGGCGTTGATCTCCAGGCGGCGCGGGCCCGTGTCGTCGGCGAAGACGAAATCCGTCTGGAAATCCCGCACGGCCCGCCCCAGCTCGAAGGTTTGGCGCAGCACCTCCGCAAAGGGATTCGGATCGGCGGGGAGGATTTCAACGATGCTGCGCCCGCGCGCCTGGGCCTCGCCCATGTATGTCATGCGCTGGAAAGCCTCATTGCAGGACAGGATGCGCATGTCCAAATCCACGGTGAGCATCCCGTCGACAATGCTGTTGAAGATGGCCAGAAGTTGATTCTGATAATTCGTCAGTTCCTGATGCGCCCGGTGGCGGTCCAGCCACGCCTCCCCCAACGTCCGAGCCCACCAGGCATCCCGCAGCAGTTCCAGGGCCAGCATGGCGTCACGCCGGACATAGGAACTGTTCTTATTGCCCAAGCCGCAATACCAGACACCCTCTCCATCCACACGCAGGGTGATCCCGAGATGCCGGGACAGGGATCCGGCCCATGCGGGCCTCTCCCCGCCCCGTGCCCAGCGGCGGCAATCGTTGACGACGGCGAACTGTTCCTCGGAAGCCTCGTCGCCCCAGGGGCCCAGGTCCTGAAGACGAATCAGGCGCGATTTGCGTTCCGCGGGTTGCTCGGCCAGGACCATGACGCCCCCTTCGTCGCCCAGGGGGCTCGGCGCCGCAAGATAGCCCACGGTGCTGCCCGTGCAATCCATGAGTTGCCGCAGCACGTATCGGCAGAGGTCTTCGTGCTCGCCGGGATCCGCCCGATACATCCGCAGCGCCGCCTGGGTTGTGAGCTGCAGGGTGTCGGCTTCCGCCCCTCCCCGCGCCGGGGCTTTCGCTCTGGGCTTCGCTGTGGTCTTCGGCATGGTCCCCTTCACTTTGTTCGCGCCGGAAAATCCCGTCCTTCCCATGAGCGGGAGTCAACCCTCCGCCGCCGGGGGCTTGTCACGCCCGCCGCTACGCGACCGCCTACACCGTTCCCGTATGTGGCGCAACTCCGTGCAAGGCGTGCCCCCAGCCCCCTGGAAGGAGGCAAATACGCCGGCCTGCCAGCCAAAAAACGGACCACTCGGAATGGGAAGACCCCACGAAGGCTTTCGGCACGAACTCCGAGCCCCCGGCGGCCGCGCCGACAATAGCCGGTCGGAAAAACAAAATTCCCGGCTGTCGAAACAGCCGGGAATCGTTGTCTGGCGGAGAGGGAGGGATTTGAACCCTCGATACCGGTTTTGCCAGTATACCCGCTTAGCAGGCGAGCGCCTTCAGCCACACTCGGCCACCTCTCCGGGTCGTCCGCCCATTCGGGCGGAGTCGAAATCCGTACACTCTCCCCGGCCGCGCTGTCAACCTTTCCGATCCTCGTCCTTCTTGGTGTGGCTGGCGCGGTAGACCACTTCCAGCGGGGCCATGCGGATGCCGAAGGTCTTGCGCAGCGAGTTCTCCAGGTAGCGCGTGTAGGCGGGCTTGATGAGGTCCGGGTTGTTGACGAAGAAGACGAAGGTGGGCACCGGCTCGTCGGCCTGGGTCAGGTAGTAGAACTTGGCCCGGCGGCGGTGGACCATGGGCGGCTGGTGGCGGTCCATGGCCTCGCGCATGGCCCGGTTGAGCTGGCCCGTGCCCACGCGCAGGGA containing:
- a CDS encoding cytochrome c3 family protein, which produces MKMKSNSKRFRVLIIGLCVGVIALLGGVIAAHSTEQDKPTVAAQTLQKHAVKEAVLEFVSHKVLGRVPLKDYHHKIHQNGENCELCHGVKNPTAPANTKYCANCHGTPKDVSDLWEKLHKDDKDHTINPHNSPHWGTDMPCDMCHREHEKSQFYCKTCHHFEYKVP
- a CDS encoding flavocytochrome c, producing the protein MTRRAMLMGGGAVLGAAVLGALASQAEAQSSFPVTRNALPNTRWDKEFDVIVIGSGFSALAAAIEAKRAGASTLLVEKMRVLGGNSCINGGLFAVAGNELQKKEGVKDSVDLLVGDMLKAGRGINHVELTKICAEGSLDAYNFVTQCGAVFKPKLSWLGGHSVARTYLTHNASGSGIVRPLVQTARAEGVMLRTGCKFDEFIVNDDGRVIGVAVTDEYRFPDEASGQRRLFKARRGVVMATGGFSQDEKFRAAQDPRLAGKVDSTNQPGATGEAMRAAFRIGAIPVQISWIQLGPWACPDEQGFGTASMFNIQSGFRYGIMVEGNTGKRFVNELADRKTRADAMLTKVDAGGAPIYPIILVDSEGVKSCPNLDRCLKFQVVRSFDSIAALADFYKIPADALKKTVDDYNSYVAQKNDLEFGKPVATAIPIAKPPFYGVRAWPKVHHCMGGVQIDTSAKVIRSSDFNPIPGLFAAGEVTGGIHGASRLGSCAVMETLVMGRIAGKSAARNEPIG
- a CDS encoding thioredoxin family protein yields the protein MNRFTKLEFLTPAKFKEFISLEKGMVLCALLQPSHLMNRVLQDLVAVAQSYEPERLQVKVFDPEYLPHFAAEFRISGAPAYLVFFAGVEQRRFLGIADLEDLREIIAGPAFDVTGAHL
- a CDS encoding sigma 54-interacting transcriptional regulator; this translates as MPKTTAKPRAKAPARGGAEADTLQLTTQAALRMYRADPGEHEDLCRYVLRQLMDCTGSTVGYLAAPSPLGDEGGVMVLAEQPAERKSRLIRLQDLGPWGDEASEEQFAVVNDCRRWARGGERPAWAGSLSRHLGITLRVDGEGVWYCGLGNKNSSYVRRDAMLALELLRDAWWARTLGEAWLDRHRAHQELTNYQNQLLAIFNSIVDGMLTVDLDMRILSCNEAFQRMTYMGEAQARGRSIVEILPADPNPFAEVLRQTFELGRAVRDFQTDFVFADDTGPRRLEINATPLVNSAHEFCGGVLVIKDISRLVRLEHERKRLRSYGKMIGNSQRMLEVFSMIESLEGIMSTVLITGESGTGKELVAECLHYNSPRSDKPFICVNCSALTENLIESELFGHVRGAFTGAVSDRVGRVQAAEGGVLFLDEIGDIPLSVQLKLLRFLETKQFERVGETRSRHADVRIIAATNAKLCEKIRRGAFREDLYYRLNVIKITMPPLRERSGDIPLLVDHFVGLFSSMFEKDVHVVTPNAMKQLLSYRWPGNVRELKHSIEHAVAVCNGGVIHAKDLPESLLEPAAAQPSPDGAGADFSSRKPSREDLRRALERYGCKKAHIARALGVSRTTLYRWLREYNL